The Chlamydia sp. sequence ACAGTAGGTGGAGGAAGAGATCTATCGAAATATTCCGTAATAAGAGCCAAAAAGTACAAACACAAAACAAACTTAAGATAACTATTAGGGAAAAGATTATCTTTAGGGATAAGAGTGTTAAATCCTTTATTCTGTAGTAAAAAGGTTAAGGCGCCTCCGAATAAGTAAATGATAGCGTAAAGATAAAGAAGTAAGAGGAAAGAAGGTAGGGCAACTAAAGCCCCATAGGTAAAGCTGTAATTAAAGATATACAGCTGTAAACAAAAGAAAATTTTTTGAGAAACAACCCAAGCGCTACCGGCTATAGCAGCGGAAAGAAATGCGGCAGATTTTTGTGTAGGAACTCTGGAAAGGAATGCGTAACAACAAAAAAGTATTCCGTATAGCAGGATGTAGGGGACTAACCGCGAGATAATATAAACGCAGACCATAGTATGGTTGAAACTAAATAATTTAGGGTAATTGATAGGCATGATCTGTGTAATATAAATCCAAGATCCACAAACAATAATGAAAATCATTGGACTGATAAGGGTAATGATCAGATAGCTAATTAGTCTTTTTAAAGAGGCCTGCGTAATTCCTGAGCAAAATATTTTATTTAATCCATCTTCTAATGATTGAAGCATAAGAATACCTGCCCAACAGAAAACAAAGAAACTGCTGACCAGAACTACTCCAATGTTACTTGTTGTTGAATAAGCTGCTTCAAAAATGGCTAAGATTGGGATTTTGTAATCTGGGAAATGGAACAATAGCCATTCTTTCCAATCTAAACTAATAAATAGATACTGAGAAAGTCTTAGAAAAAAGACGAGTATTGGAATGCAACTAAATAATCCGTAATAACTTAATACGCAGGCTTCTTTAGAGGCCTCATTGTGATAAAGGACTTGTGGAGCGTTTAGAAAAGATCTGATTACGAAATTGTTGCGAAAAGCAAGGTGAAGCTTTTTAAAAAAAGACAAAGGGCGCAACATGACGAAGCTATAATAATAAAAAAGATCCTAACAAGATTTTAAACTAAAAAGAAAATTTTTAATTATTACTTTTTAATTAAAGATCACGATCTTTTTAATGCTGAGATAAACAAGAAAAGTGGGAATTCTTTGCGACAAAGATTTTCTGCGCGAGCTCTTTTCCCAGATGAATTTTTTGGAGAAATCCATTCTTCAATATTTTCAATGAGGAAATGATTGTCCGATAAAGCTTTTGTCCAATAGCTTAGAGGAAAATGGAAAGAATAGGTCGTTTCAGAGTATTTTTCCCCAGGATGAGCCACAATAGGAATGGCTAAAGGAGAGAGGTAACGATCTATTTTTCTCGATAAAAGTTTCTTAGGTTCATCATAAAGCCAGGAAGAGAGGCGAGGGATACGGAAGCATGGATGGTTCAATACGATGAATAATCTACCTTGGGGAGCTAAAAGCTTTGCTGTGTGTGAAATCGCCTGCTCTGGAGATTCCATGTTTTGAAGAGATAGGATAGCAACGGCATCAGAGAACCGATTATGGTATGTTGTCGGTAGAGGCTTGGTCATATCATGGTGAAGAAAGCAGTGAGACCGCGATGAAGCACTTTTTTTAGCAAAACGCAATAAACTGGGGGAAAGGTCTATCCCTAAATAAGAAAGTGTTTGAGGTACATGTTTCTCTAAAATACCTTGACCACACCCTATATCAACAAGAGATGACGTGGGTGAAAAACGGAACTTAGGAAGCAAATTTGGAAGGATAACCTGTTTGTGGTAAAAATGACCCTCACAATCGACAGCCTCATGGTAATCATGAGCGATGGCTTCCCAGGAAGTGTCTTGGGGCTGCTGTTTCGCGGAGTATTTTTTTTGATACGAGGATTGGCTGGAAGCCGCCTTTTTAGGCATAAAAAAGTGTTCCAATTTCTTATTCTTGAGTAAGATAAGTTGTTTCTAATGTTTCGTCAAGAAGGAATTTACGTAAAATTCTTAACAAAAAATTTAAAGTCAAAAACTATAATTCTCTCTGTAAAAAATAATAAGTTTTTTTTGACTAAAAAGATTTCGTCTTCGGAATAGCTGATTTTTTCCCTCTAAGGTAAAATACTCCCCAGATTGAGTTTTTTTTGTAAAACTCTTCTTATCAGAGATAAGCTTCCGGTAAAACTGTTTAAAGGCAGGTTCATAAAGAAGAGAGCAAGATAGAAAAGATTCCACTGTAGGAGGTGGGCGGTTATGGCTTGTTGTGCTTGTGTGTATGGTTACGATGAGGTCTGCCATAAGGAGACTACGGAAAAAGTGGTCGCAGTTGGAATAGACTTCATGCTTTTCCATATAGCTGCAGCTGTAGCTACAGTTATTTCTGCTGTGATGCTCTTAATTAGGTTGCTTGTTTGTATTTTCCACAATTATTGCTCTTCGGAAAAGCCAATAAATCTCCTTCCTATGACAGAAAGTCGTATTGAGTGGCTCTCACTAGTTCCTGTTTTAGGACCTATGGTGGTTGCCGCGGTTGTCTATGCTAAAGCCAGGGAAGATGGTTATGGATGTCTGGACTCTTTAGTGTGTGCCATGCAATCTCCATGGATGTTATTGGATTCCATTCGCTTAAATCGAAAAGATCCAGAATTTTTGACAGTCTAAGAAATACCCAAGAGCTTTTTTGAAAAAAGAATAGAAAAAGGTTTTCTGAAAATGATCAATTACGGCTCGAATCTACAATGTCAAGATGTTGGCGTAACATACAGCGATATTCAGTCAATGCTAAGTAGTGCAGCTCATTCTTCTGGCGGTGTAGGGCTTTTGACTCCTAAGGCGCGTTCTCCTATGAGCTGTTTCTGTTCTTCTGAGGGGAATTATGATGCCAAAGTTTTAAGAACTCGCATTCAACAGTTTGTTCAATATTCGGGCCCTGTTGATGGATTTTATTCTGTGCACAATGAAAGAATTTTGTTCGATGAGGCTTTTATTCCTACTGTGATTAAAGCTGTAGAAGCAACTTTTTGGATATCTGCTCTCACTAGATTGAGAGATGATCAACCTTCGACATGTGATACTGTAATTATGAGTTGCTTTGTTGGTCTGATTTCATTGGCTTGCGGAGCTATGTTTGTAGCTATTGTTTCTTGTGCTCTTAAGATTCACCGTATTTTGAAAATTTTGATGCAGGTACGTGTATGCAAAAAAAATGTATTGCAACAGATAACTCCTAAAGCAACAAATATTCGTTCTGCCTTTGTAAAACTTAAAGGAATTATTGCTTTGCGAGCGCTTGATCAAGTTGATCGAGCCTATCGTAAACTAAGAAGTAAGATGATCGCTTCTTTTGTTGCTAATTTATTGATCACGATTGCTTTTGGAGCTTTACTAGCTTCAGCAGTGATAGCTGCGTTCTTTTTTGGCTCGGTGAGTCTTGGGTTGATGAGTGCTTTCTTTGGATGTTTAGGAGGAGGTCTTGGAGCTCTGGTTATCGGGATGCTTGTAGGGATTGTTTCCGCAATTTGTCAACGTCGTTATAAGCAAGAAGCTGCACGGTATATTCAAAGAGGAGCGCTCTATTCTCTTATTTTTGAACAAATGCAGCGCTATCCTAAATCTTTCTTCAAAGATGGTGTAGCAAAAAGTGTTGTTGCTTTTCAGGCTGAAGAATCTTTAGCTAATGGAGAGTTGATTTGGGAAGAGATGTCGAGTGTTACAGCTTGTTTAGGTAGAGAAGGGAGAGATGCTCAGGCTTACTCTTTTATTTCTATAAATCCCTTGGATGCTTGCGTAGAAGAAGCTTTCTATCCACAGAGTTTTTTGCCCGAAAAAACTTGATCAAAGATTTTTCTGCTCATAGCGACAAGTTTATGGTATAGTTTCTCTTTAAGCTTTGAATATGCTTAGAGAGACATATGGGGTATTCTTTTTTTCTTCGAAAGCTTGCTGGGGTAGAGTTCATAGAAAGCCCTGGAAATCCTGATCATCCTGCGATCATTTTCTGCCATGGATATGGGGCTAGCGCTGACAATCTTACGTTTTTCCCTTCTATGTGCGTTTGTGAACATCTTCATCCTACATGGATATTTCCTCAAGGTATAGAACGGCTTCCTCATGAGTTGGGGGGTGGACGAGCTTGGTTCCCTTTAGATACGAAGCTTTTTGAAAGTTTGATTTCCTCTCAGGAGATTACTGCCGAAACTGATCTCTTGTATCAGCAGTTGTTAGATGTGGATTTTGAAAAACCTAGACAAGCCTTGGAAGGGTTGATTCATGAATTGGGAAGGCCAAGATCCGAGGTGATTATAGGAGGCTTTAGTCAAGGAGCTATGATGACAACCCACCTCATGCTTTCTTCTCGCCTTCCGTATAAAGGAGCAT is a genomic window containing:
- a CDS encoding YihY/virulence factor BrkB family protein — encoded protein: MLRPLSFFKKLHLAFRNNFVIRSFLNAPQVLYHNEASKEACVLSYYGLFSCIPILVFFLRLSQYLFISLDWKEWLLFHFPDYKIPILAIFEAAYSTTSNIGVVLVSSFFVFCWAGILMLQSLEDGLNKIFCSGITQASLKRLISYLIITLISPMIFIIVCGSWIYITQIMPINYPKLFSFNHTMVCVYIISRLVPYILLYGILFCCYAFLSRVPTQKSAAFLSAAIAGSAWVVSQKIFFCLQLYIFNYSFTYGALVALPSFLLLLYLYAIIYLFGGALTFLLQNKGFNTLIPKDNLFPNSYLKFVLCLYFLALITEYFDRSLPPPTVSYLAKKAKTSIGEASQCLNILEKESLILKHKEGYKPAHNISGLHIDVIFNQLTKSSSFSKICTSSLKPIQKDLIRMLAEIKKSSHNLSLSEIAKKVNS
- a CDS encoding class I SAM-dependent methyltransferase, with the protein product MPKKAASSQSSYQKKYSAKQQPQDTSWEAIAHDYHEAVDCEGHFYHKQVILPNLLPKFRFSPTSSLVDIGCGQGILEKHVPQTLSYLGIDLSPSLLRFAKKSASSRSHCFLHHDMTKPLPTTYHNRFSDAVAILSLQNMESPEQAISHTAKLLAPQGRLFIVLNHPCFRIPRLSSWLYDEPKKLLSRKIDRYLSPLAIPIVAHPGEKYSETTYSFHFPLSYWTKALSDNHFLIENIEEWISPKNSSGKRARAENLCRKEFPLFLFISALKRS
- a CDS encoding alpha/beta hydrolase, yielding MGYSFFLRKLAGVEFIESPGNPDHPAIIFCHGYGASADNLTFFPSMCVCEHLHPTWIFPQGIERLPHELGGGRAWFPLDTKLFESLISSQEITAETDLLYQQLLDVDFEKPRQALEGLIHELGRPRSEVIIGGFSQGAMMTTHLMLSSRLPYKGALICSGAAVPNQSWEEKSLLCGKTPYIQSHGYDDPILPYFLGERLYKTLASSLEGQFIAFHGGHEIPVIMMQKIQESITLWSQV